In one window of Thermus aquaticus DNA:
- the purF gene encoding amidophosphoribosyltransferase, whose translation MDKPKEECGVLGLWAETPLDVAGMLHLGLLALQHRGQEAAGIAVSDGKMFLVEKDLGLVNQVFTEERLARLRLPEARLGIAHTRYSTTGSNLRMNAQPLTARTVHGVLAIAHNGNFVNAKPLRDRLLLEGATFQSTSDTEVMLLLLARLGHLPLEEAAAEAMKALEGGYSILLMDCRTLLALRDPHGVRPLVIGQAPWGYAFASEPPALEILGARYLRDVRPGEVVWVEAGELKSLQVLPPSPTPCAFEWIYFARPDSLLDGIEAYQARVRMGEELFREAPAEADIVVPVPDSGIGAAVGYARASGLPLEYGLYKNPYAGRTFIQPTQELRDLKTRLKLSPTSAVRGKRVVLIDDSIVRGTTSRRIVGMLKEAGAKEVHFRVSSPPIRFPCYYGIDTAARKELIAAEKSLEEIRAYIGADSLAFLSEEGVRRAIGGPVCLACFNGRYPAGVPQEGEKLILEIG comes from the coding sequence ATGGATAAGCCCAAGGAGGAGTGCGGCGTCCTGGGCCTCTGGGCCGAAACCCCTCTGGACGTGGCCGGGATGCTCCACCTGGGCCTCTTGGCCCTCCAGCACCGGGGGCAGGAGGCCGCCGGCATCGCCGTCAGCGACGGGAAGATGTTTCTGGTGGAGAAGGACCTGGGCCTGGTGAACCAGGTCTTCACCGAGGAGCGCCTGGCCCGCCTCCGCCTCCCCGAAGCCCGCCTGGGCATCGCCCACACCCGCTACTCCACCACGGGCTCCAACCTGCGCATGAACGCCCAGCCCCTCACCGCCAGGACCGTCCACGGGGTCCTGGCCATCGCCCACAACGGCAACTTCGTCAACGCCAAGCCCCTCAGGGACCGCCTCCTCCTGGAGGGGGCCACCTTCCAAAGCACCTCGGACACCGAGGTCATGCTCCTCCTCCTGGCCCGCCTGGGCCACCTGCCCCTAGAGGAGGCCGCCGCCGAGGCCATGAAGGCCCTGGAAGGGGGGTACTCCATCCTCCTCATGGACTGCAGGACCCTCCTGGCCCTGCGGGACCCCCACGGGGTGCGCCCCCTGGTCATCGGCCAGGCCCCCTGGGGCTACGCCTTCGCCTCCGAGCCCCCGGCCCTGGAGATCCTGGGGGCCCGCTACCTGCGGGACGTCCGGCCCGGGGAGGTGGTCTGGGTAGAGGCGGGGGAGCTCAAAAGCCTCCAGGTCCTCCCCCCAAGCCCCACCCCTTGCGCCTTTGAGTGGATCTACTTCGCCCGGCCCGATAGTCTCTTGGACGGGATAGAGGCCTACCAGGCCCGGGTGCGGATGGGGGAGGAGCTCTTCCGGGAGGCCCCGGCGGAGGCGGACATCGTGGTCCCCGTGCCCGACTCCGGCATAGGGGCCGCCGTGGGCTACGCCCGGGCCAGCGGCCTCCCCCTGGAGTACGGCCTTTACAAGAACCCCTACGCCGGGCGCACCTTCATCCAGCCCACCCAGGAGCTCAGGGACCTGAAGACCCGCCTCAAGCTCTCCCCCACCTCGGCGGTGAGGGGCAAGCGGGTGGTCCTCATAGACGACTCCATCGTCCGGGGCACCACCAGCAGGCGCATCGTGGGCATGTTGAAGGAGGCGGGGGCCAAGGAGGTCCACTTCCGCGTCAGTAGCCCCCCCATCCGCTTCCCCTGCTACTACGGCATAGACACCGCCGCCAGAAAGGAGCTCATCGCCGCCGAGAAGAGCCTCGAGGAGATCCGGGCCTACATCGGGGCCGACTCCCTGGCCTTCCTCTCCGAGGAGGGGGTCAGGCGGGCCATCGGGGGGCCGGTGTGCCTGGCCTGCTTCAACGGCCGCTACCCCGCCGGGGTGCCCCAGGAGGGAGAAAAGCTCATCCTGGAGATAGGCTAA
- the purL gene encoding phosphoribosylformylglycinamidine synthase subunit PurL, which produces MEALAKEMGIPEGEYREILKRLGRAPNRVELLLFKVMWSEHCAYKNSRPLLKELPKEGEAVLQGPGENAGVVRIGEGWAVAFKIESHNHPSAVEPFQGAATGVGGIIRDIMSMGARPIALLDSLRFGPPSHPRSRYLLKGVVSGIAFYGNAIGVPTVGGDLYFHEGYGENPLVNAMCLGLLREEKLKRSRASLGRPIYYAGAKTGRDGIGGAAFASRELKEEKEEDRPAVQVGDPFLGKLLMEATLEAIELDLVEGVQDMGAAGLTSSLAELAHKSGLGVEVDLDRVPTREAGMTPEELLLSESQERMVLVPREGKEADLEAVFRKWGLDCVPVARTIPERVFRVLYRGQVVAEVPTEALAEAPAYVRLAQEDPGIRALREMPLPPLEVDPKEALPRLLASPNLASREAVYERYDHQVGTRTALVPGRGDAAILWVKGTRIGVAAKVDHNPRYSRLAPRLGAMHALAEAARNVSVVGARPLAYTDGLNLGSPETPEGYYELQETVMGLKEASLALGIPVVSGNVSLYNESGGRRIPPTAMVGVVGVLDVEKRAEMGFRRPGEAILLIGEEKGTFGASEALYVLLGLEAGSPPPIDWERERRAQEAIRTLIGRGLVKTAHDVAEGGLLVALAEMTFPHGVGATVEVRERGLEALFGEAPSRILFTVPKEALGEATLLLEAMGLPYRILGETGGKTLTVLTPEGVLEWEVEALLAAWKAPLREVLDG; this is translated from the coding sequence ATGGAAGCCTTAGCCAAGGAGATGGGCATCCCCGAGGGGGAGTACCGGGAGATCCTGAAGCGCCTGGGGCGGGCGCCCAACCGGGTGGAGCTCCTCCTCTTCAAGGTCATGTGGAGCGAGCACTGCGCCTACAAGAACTCCCGCCCCCTCCTCAAGGAGCTTCCCAAGGAGGGGGAGGCGGTCTTGCAGGGCCCGGGGGAGAACGCCGGCGTGGTGCGGATCGGGGAGGGGTGGGCGGTGGCCTTCAAGATAGAGAGCCACAACCACCCCTCGGCGGTGGAGCCCTTCCAGGGGGCGGCCACCGGGGTGGGGGGCATCATCCGCGACATCATGAGCATGGGGGCGAGGCCCATCGCCCTTTTGGACTCCCTGCGCTTTGGCCCCCCAAGCCACCCCAGGAGCCGCTACCTGCTAAAGGGCGTGGTCTCGGGCATCGCCTTCTACGGCAACGCTATCGGCGTGCCCACGGTGGGGGGGGACCTCTACTTCCACGAGGGCTACGGGGAAAACCCCCTGGTGAACGCCATGTGCCTGGGCCTTTTGCGGGAGGAGAAGCTCAAGCGAAGCCGGGCCTCCCTGGGCCGGCCCATCTACTACGCCGGGGCCAAGACGGGCCGGGACGGGATCGGCGGGGCGGCCTTCGCCAGCCGGGAGCTCAAGGAGGAGAAGGAGGAGGACCGCCCGGCGGTCCAGGTGGGGGACCCCTTTTTGGGCAAGCTCCTCATGGAGGCCACCCTCGAGGCCATAGAACTGGACCTGGTGGAGGGCGTCCAGGACATGGGGGCGGCGGGGCTCACCAGTAGCCTCGCCGAGCTCGCCCACAAGTCCGGCCTGGGGGTGGAGGTGGACCTGGACCGGGTCCCCACCCGGGAGGCGGGCATGACCCCCGAGGAGCTCCTCCTTTCCGAAAGCCAAGAGCGCATGGTCCTGGTGCCAAGGGAAGGCAAAGAGGCCGATCTGGAAGCGGTCTTCAGGAAGTGGGGCCTGGACTGCGTCCCCGTGGCCAGGACCATCCCGGAACGGGTCTTCCGGGTCCTCTATAGGGGCCAGGTGGTGGCCGAGGTGCCCACCGAGGCCCTGGCCGAGGCCCCCGCCTACGTGCGCCTGGCCCAGGAGGACCCCGGGATCCGGGCCCTGAGGGAAATGCCCCTCCCTCCCCTGGAGGTGGACCCAAAGGAGGCCCTCCCGAGGCTCCTCGCCTCCCCCAACCTGGCAAGCCGGGAAGCGGTTTACGAGCGCTACGACCACCAGGTGGGAACCCGCACCGCCCTGGTGCCGGGCCGGGGGGACGCCGCCATCCTTTGGGTCAAGGGGACCCGGATCGGCGTCGCCGCCAAGGTGGACCACAACCCCCGCTATAGCCGCCTCGCCCCCCGCCTCGGGGCCATGCACGCCCTGGCGGAGGCGGCCAGGAACGTGAGCGTGGTGGGAGCCAGGCCCCTGGCCTACACCGATGGCCTCAACCTGGGAAGCCCCGAGACCCCCGAGGGCTATTACGAGCTCCAGGAGACCGTCATGGGCTTGAAGGAGGCGAGCCTCGCCCTGGGCATCCCCGTGGTCTCCGGCAACGTTTCCCTGTACAACGAGTCCGGGGGCCGGCGTATCCCCCCCACGGCCATGGTGGGGGTGGTGGGGGTCTTGGACGTGGAAAAGCGGGCGGAGATGGGCTTCAGGCGGCCCGGGGAGGCCATCCTCCTCATCGGGGAGGAGAAGGGGACCTTCGGGGCCAGCGAGGCCCTCTACGTCCTCCTGGGCCTCGAGGCCGGAAGCCCCCCGCCCATAGACTGGGAGCGGGAAAGGAGGGCCCAGGAAGCCATCCGGACCCTGATCGGCCGGGGCCTGGTGAAGACGGCCCACGACGTGGCCGAAGGGGGGCTTCTCGTGGCCCTGGCGGAGATGACCTTCCCCCACGGGGTGGGGGCCACGGTGGAGGTGCGGGAACGGGGCCTGGAGGCCCTCTTCGGCGAGGCCCCAAGCCGCATCCTCTTCACCGTCCCCAAGGAGGCCCTGGGGGAGGCCACCCTCCTCCTGGAGGCCATGGGCCTCCCCTACCGCATCCTGGGGGAGACGGGCGGGAAGACCCTCACGGTCCTCACCCCTGAAGGGGTGCTAGAGTGGGAGGTGGAGGCGCTTCTCGCCGCCTGGAAGGCCCCTTTGCGGGAGGTCTTGGATGGATAA
- a CDS encoding HAD family hydrolase yields the protein MKPKAITFDFWGTLFTEGQAFMEKVMPVRYEILLDALSEAGHPAEEAEVREAYRQAALAFEEAWKAGEHMSVYDRVARIFALLGAPHDPGLIALTARRLEETSLLADLEALPGVAVLKDLVKKYPLALVSDTGVTPGRLIREHLKRRGLDVFQAYSFSDETGFVKPKPEAFLTALSALGVAPEEALHVGDLPQTDIKGAFGAGYPWAVQYVGLREVNGEVKPTAKVKDHRELLPLLT from the coding sequence ATGAAACCCAAAGCCATCACCTTTGACTTCTGGGGCACCCTCTTCACCGAGGGGCAGGCGTTCATGGAAAAGGTCATGCCCGTCCGGTACGAGATCCTCCTGGACGCCCTATCCGAGGCGGGCCACCCCGCCGAGGAGGCCGAGGTGCGGGAGGCCTACCGCCAGGCGGCCCTGGCCTTTGAGGAGGCCTGGAAGGCGGGGGAGCACATGAGCGTGTACGACCGGGTGGCCCGCATCTTCGCCCTCCTCGGGGCCCCCCACGACCCCGGCCTCATCGCCCTCACCGCCAGGAGGTTGGAGGAGACCTCGCTTCTTGCGGACCTCGAGGCCCTGCCCGGGGTAGCGGTCCTGAAGGACCTGGTCAAGAAGTACCCCCTGGCCCTGGTGTCGGATACGGGCGTGACCCCGGGCCGCCTCATCCGGGAGCACCTTAAGCGCCGGGGCCTAGACGTCTTCCAGGCCTACAGCTTCTCCGACGAGACGGGCTTCGTGAAGCCCAAACCCGAGGCCTTCCTCACCGCCCTTTCGGCCCTGGGGGTGGCCCCGGAGGAGGCCTTGCACGTGGGGGACCTGCCCCAGACCGACATCAAGGGGGCCTTCGGCGCGGGCTACCCCTGGGCCGTGCAGTACGTGGGCCTGAGGGAGGTGAACGGGGAGGTGAAGCCCACGGCCAAGGTGAAGGACCACCGGGAGCTCCTCCCTCTCCTTACGTGA
- the purQ gene encoding phosphoribosylformylglycinamidine synthase subunit PurQ, which yields MRWAIVRFPGSNCDEDALFALEKVGIEARFVWHTERELKGFDGVFLPGGFSYGDYLRAGALAAKSPVMEAVRRFAQEGRYVVGVCNGFQILTEAGLLPGALLANLNLHFTCKEVGVRVERTDLPFTRLYGKGQVLRLPIAHAEGRYYADEETLARLEGEGLVVFRYAPLKGEEDYNPNGSLHDIAGIVNEKGNVLGMMPHPERAVDEVLGNTDGLPFFLGLVKEVAR from the coding sequence ATGAGGTGGGCCATCGTCCGCTTCCCCGGCTCCAACTGCGACGAGGACGCCCTCTTCGCCCTGGAAAAGGTGGGGATAGAGGCCCGGTTTGTCTGGCACACCGAACGGGAGCTAAAGGGCTTTGACGGGGTCTTCCTCCCCGGGGGGTTCAGCTACGGGGACTACCTGAGAGCGGGGGCCCTGGCCGCCAAAAGCCCGGTGATGGAGGCGGTGCGCCGCTTCGCCCAGGAGGGCCGGTACGTGGTGGGGGTCTGCAACGGCTTCCAGATCCTCACCGAGGCCGGGCTTCTTCCCGGAGCCCTCCTCGCCAACCTCAACCTCCACTTCACCTGCAAGGAGGTGGGGGTGCGGGTGGAGCGCACCGACCTCCCCTTCACCCGGCTTTACGGGAAGGGCCAAGTCCTGAGGCTTCCCATCGCCCACGCCGAGGGGCGCTACTACGCCGACGAGGAGACCCTGGCCAGGCTTGAAGGCGAGGGCCTGGTGGTCTTCCGCTACGCCCCCCTGAAGGGGGAGGAGGACTACAACCCCAACGGGAGCCTCCACGACATCGCCGGGATCGTCAACGAGAAGGGCAACGTCCTGGGCATGATGCCCCACCCCGAGCGGGCCGTGGACGAGGTCCTGGGCAACACCGACGGGCTTCCCTTCTTTCTGGGACTGGTCAAGGAGGTCGCGAGATGA
- the purS gene encoding phosphoribosylformylglycinamidine synthase subunit PurS → MPRYQATLLIELKEGILDPQGRAVEGVLRDLGHPVESVRVGKVLEVVFQEENLLKAEEKAKVLGQTLANPVMETWTLEALKELP, encoded by the coding sequence GTGCCAAGGTACCAGGCCACGCTGCTCATTGAGCTAAAGGAAGGCATCCTGGACCCTCAGGGCCGGGCGGTGGAGGGGGTCTTGAGGGACCTGGGCCATCCGGTGGAAAGCGTCCGGGTGGGGAAGGTGCTGGAGGTGGTCTTCCAGGAGGAGAACCTGCTGAAGGCCGAGGAGAAGGCCAAGGTCCTGGGCCAGACCCTGGCCAACCCGGTCATGGAGACCTGGACCCTCGAGGCCCTGAAGGAACTGCCATGA
- the purC gene encoding phosphoribosylaminoimidazolesuccinocarboxamide synthase, with amino-acid sequence MEKLYEGKAKILYPEGENLRVYFKDEATAFNAQKRGLIPGKGVVNNKVSSALFRYLQAHGIRTHFIRELSDREMLVKRVEIVPLEVILRYRAAGSFAKRYGVEEGTPLRAPLVEFSLKSDALGDPLICENAILALGLAEERELSEIQATTLKVGELLRAFFAERGLDLWDFKLEFGRHGGEILLADEISPDTMRLRKNGEPLDKDRFRRDLGGVEEAYQEVLKRVLGE; translated from the coding sequence ATGGAAAAGCTCTACGAGGGCAAAGCCAAGATCCTCTACCCCGAGGGGGAAAACCTAAGGGTCTACTTCAAGGACGAGGCCACCGCCTTCAACGCGCAAAAGCGGGGCCTGATCCCCGGCAAGGGGGTGGTGAACAACAAGGTCTCCTCAGCCCTCTTCCGCTACCTCCAGGCCCACGGCATCAGGACCCACTTCATCCGGGAGCTCTCCGACCGGGAGATGCTGGTGAAGCGGGTGGAGATCGTCCCCTTGGAGGTCATCCTCCGCTATCGGGCGGCGGGGAGCTTCGCCAAGCGCTACGGGGTGGAGGAGGGCACCCCCCTCAGGGCCCCTTTAGTGGAGTTCTCCCTGAAAAGCGACGCCCTGGGGGACCCCCTCATCTGCGAAAACGCCATCCTGGCCCTGGGGCTCGCCGAGGAGAGGGAGCTTTCCGAGATCCAGGCCACCACCCTTAAGGTGGGGGAACTCCTCCGGGCCTTCTTCGCCGAGAGGGGGCTGGACCTCTGGGACTTCAAGCTGGAGTTCGGGCGCCACGGGGGCGAGATCCTTCTGGCCGACGAGATCAGCCCCGACACCATGCGGCTGCGCAAGAACGGGGAGCCTCTGGACAAGGACCGCTTCCGCAGGGACCTAGGGGGCGTGGAGGAGGCCTACCAGGAGGTCCTGAAGCGGGTTTTGGGGGAGTGA